One stretch of Actinopolymorpha sp. NPDC004070 DNA includes these proteins:
- a CDS encoding MFS transporter: MRATDGPAQTGYRGLLRDHEFSGLFVADVTSRIGSQLGKFALAALVYERTRSAALAAVTFAVTYLPGLLGGPVLSTLADRLPRRGILITCDVVRAVLTALIALLGDHVPLALALLLLAEFFRVPFGAARTAILADVLPAERFAAGNALVATSQQAVQVIGFAAGGFVVVLIGSPAALGVNALAYAVSAVLLAVFVLPRPAPARPAGARQPILRDTWQGLRVVRDTTRMPSLFCLLFLGPTVLATAEGLALPLAAELGLGDQGAGILLAAAPLGSAVGLLAVGRMPAPARERLVAPGAVAVGMCVAAAGLAGPSVLVVAALLLAGLAMGHVAQLQAAIVGLVPAGARGRVIGLANTALQFGQALALLLAGVIAQATSSRGVLVGAGVAAGLAAAAVAGRDSVVRHASRPRPEIAPGPRSGSPVAPSVAGPAGAQRADVRSDVVRPATVQLAKGQPTKVQQPNVRPTKAGPAEVRLAGREAEHRPAG; this comes from the coding sequence GTGAGAGCAACCGACGGGCCGGCTCAGACCGGCTATCGCGGCCTGCTCCGGGACCACGAGTTCTCGGGGCTGTTCGTCGCGGACGTCACCTCGCGAATCGGCAGCCAGCTGGGGAAGTTCGCTCTGGCCGCCCTCGTCTACGAACGCACCCGGTCGGCCGCCCTGGCCGCGGTGACGTTCGCGGTCACCTACCTGCCCGGCCTGCTCGGCGGCCCGGTGCTGTCCACGCTGGCCGACCGGCTCCCCCGGCGCGGCATCCTGATCACCTGCGACGTCGTACGAGCCGTGCTCACGGCGCTGATCGCCCTCCTCGGCGACCACGTCCCGCTGGCGCTCGCCCTGCTCCTGCTCGCTGAGTTCTTCCGGGTGCCGTTCGGAGCCGCGCGGACCGCGATCCTGGCCGACGTCCTGCCCGCCGAGCGGTTCGCCGCCGGAAACGCTCTGGTCGCCACCAGCCAGCAGGCCGTCCAGGTGATCGGCTTCGCGGCCGGTGGGTTCGTCGTCGTCCTCATCGGCTCGCCCGCGGCGCTGGGCGTCAACGCGCTGGCGTACGCCGTCTCGGCCGTCCTGCTGGCGGTGTTCGTCCTGCCGCGACCGGCACCGGCCCGCCCGGCCGGTGCGCGTCAGCCGATCCTGCGCGACACCTGGCAGGGCCTGCGGGTCGTCCGGGACACCACCCGGATGCCGAGCCTGTTCTGCCTGCTGTTCCTGGGGCCGACGGTCCTGGCCACCGCGGAAGGGCTCGCCCTGCCGCTGGCCGCCGAACTCGGCCTCGGCGACCAGGGCGCGGGCATCCTGCTCGCGGCGGCCCCGCTGGGCAGCGCGGTCGGCCTGCTCGCGGTGGGGCGGATGCCCGCGCCCGCGCGGGAACGCCTGGTGGCTCCTGGTGCGGTCGCGGTCGGGATGTGCGTGGCGGCGGCCGGGCTGGCGGGGCCCTCCGTGCTCGTGGTGGCGGCCCTGCTGCTGGCCGGTCTGGCGATGGGACACGTCGCCCAACTGCAGGCAGCCATCGTCGGGCTGGTGCCCGCCGGCGCGCGGGGCCGGGTGATCGGCCTTGCCAACACCGCACTGCAGTTCGGCCAGGCACTGGCCCTCCTGCTCGCCGGGGTGATCGCCCAGGCGACGTCGAGTCGAGGGGTGCTGGTCGGTGCCGGTGTGGCCGCCGGGCTCGCGGCCGCTGCCGTGGCCGGCCGGGATTCGGTCGTGCGACATGCGAGCCGACCCCGACCGGAGATCGCCCCCGGTCCGCGGAGCGGAAGCCCGGTGGCGCCGAGCGTGGCGGGCCCGGCGGGAGCGCAACGGGCCGACGTACGGTCGGACGTGGTGCGGCCGGCGACTGTGCAGCTGGCGAAGGGGCAGCCGACGAAGGTGCAACAGCCGAATGTGCGGCCGACGAAGGCGGGGCCGGCCGAAGTGCGGCTGGCCGGCCGGGAGGCGGAGCATCGGCCGGCAGGGTGA
- a CDS encoding DUF4126 domain-containing protein — translation MELLPLVFTTGWASGVNAYATVLLLGLLGRFLGVEGIPAALERTDVLLAAAGLYALEFVADKIPYVDSGWDAVSTAIRPTVGAIVGLLIAGHAGDLDQALSATVAGTTALASHAVKTGLRFAVNTSPKAVGNVAISLGEDLSVAGALALAVTWPWTAFSLVLGTLAGGGLLTLALTRRVRRGYRRWRERRHQVLEQP, via the coding sequence GTGGAACTGCTTCCGCTGGTGTTCACCACCGGCTGGGCGAGCGGCGTCAACGCCTACGCGACCGTCCTGCTCCTCGGCCTGCTCGGCAGGTTCCTCGGCGTCGAGGGCATACCGGCCGCCCTGGAACGCACCGACGTTCTGCTGGCCGCGGCCGGTCTGTACGCGCTGGAGTTCGTGGCCGACAAGATCCCGTACGTCGACTCCGGCTGGGACGCGGTCTCCACCGCGATCCGGCCCACGGTCGGTGCGATCGTCGGGCTGTTGATCGCCGGCCACGCGGGCGACCTCGACCAGGCGCTGTCGGCGACCGTGGCGGGAACGACCGCGCTGGCCAGCCATGCCGTCAAGACGGGCTTGCGGTTCGCGGTCAACACCTCACCGAAGGCGGTCGGCAACGTCGCGATCAGCCTGGGCGAGGACCTGTCGGTGGCGGGCGCCCTTGCCCTCGCGGTGACCTGGCCGTGGACGGCGTTCTCGCTGGTTCTCGGCACCCTCGCCGGCGGTGGCCTGCTGACCCTGGCGCTGACCCGGCGGGTCCGCCGCGGATACCGCCGGTGGCGCGAACGCCGGCACCAGGTCCTCGAGCAGCCCTGA
- a CDS encoding FAD-dependent oxidoreductase → MAQVVVVGGGLGGLAAAARLAKLGHDVCLCEATDRLGGAVASVEHGGFRWDLGPATMTLPATVRDLFRKSGRPLERVRTLLPVSTPRRHVFADGTILDLPVESRSGQREALEAVLGPDAATAWETTVDGLTPVWEVLRTRALEVPFAGGRALGVAGLRTLGYGRSLRGFARTRLAEPRLRQMLEYAALPDGGVPASRAPAYTAVAAYVERTFGSWYFPGGLIELVTALRDRLAERGVRVRLGAEVVAVTTDPNAAGDARGSVTGVRLAGGETVPAQVVVADVDVRTLADRMLDRPPGTLRRSARSLRVPPGRPRLLVGVRADAGSALPYETVLHPAPGSAGAPIVIRAAADREAAPEGHQAVSVHAAGEVGDGVGGAGEGTPDLLDLLAERGLDLRARVVTRVEAPAPAYGPTWRGAWRGLGVPANRTEVGGLFLVGGTAHPGPGVPLVLLGAATVAQEIGKAQDRPQNRPQNKGQDEA, encoded by the coding sequence GTGGCACAGGTGGTGGTGGTCGGTGGCGGCCTCGGCGGACTCGCGGCGGCGGCCAGGCTGGCGAAGCTGGGCCACGACGTCTGCCTGTGCGAGGCGACGGACCGGCTCGGCGGAGCCGTGGCGAGCGTGGAACACGGCGGGTTCCGGTGGGACCTCGGACCGGCCACGATGACTCTGCCGGCGACGGTGCGCGACCTGTTCCGCAAGTCCGGCCGCCCCCTGGAACGCGTTCGCACGCTTCTGCCGGTGTCCACTCCCCGCCGGCACGTCTTCGCCGACGGGACGATCCTCGACCTGCCGGTGGAGAGCCGATCGGGTCAGCGCGAGGCCCTCGAAGCGGTGCTGGGCCCGGACGCGGCGACGGCATGGGAGACCACCGTCGACGGCCTGACCCCGGTGTGGGAGGTCCTGCGCACCCGGGCGCTGGAGGTGCCGTTCGCCGGCGGGCGGGCGCTGGGTGTGGCCGGGCTGCGGACACTGGGGTACGGGCGGTCGCTGCGCGGGTTCGCTCGCACCCGGCTGGCCGAGCCGCGGCTGCGTCAGATGCTGGAGTACGCCGCATTGCCCGACGGGGGCGTGCCGGCCTCCCGGGCGCCGGCGTACACCGCGGTGGCCGCCTACGTCGAGCGCACCTTCGGGTCCTGGTACTTCCCGGGCGGCCTCATCGAGCTCGTCACGGCACTGCGCGACCGCCTCGCCGAGCGCGGCGTGCGCGTCCGGCTGGGCGCGGAGGTGGTCGCGGTGACGACGGACCCGAACGCCGCCGGCGATGCGCGGGGTTCGGTGACCGGCGTACGCCTGGCCGGCGGCGAGACGGTGCCCGCACAGGTGGTGGTCGCCGACGTCGACGTACGGACGCTGGCCGACCGGATGCTGGACCGGCCGCCCGGGACGCTGCGGCGCAGTGCTCGTTCACTGCGGGTTCCGCCGGGCAGGCCACGGCTGCTGGTGGGTGTGCGCGCCGACGCGGGCTCGGCGCTGCCGTACGAGACGGTTCTGCATCCGGCGCCCGGCTCGGCCGGTGCGCCGATCGTGATCCGTGCCGCCGCCGACCGGGAGGCCGCGCCCGAGGGGCACCAGGCGGTCAGCGTGCACGCTGCAGGTGAGGTCGGCGACGGGGTTGGAGGCGCCGGCGAGGGAACGCCGGACCTGCTGGACCTGCTCGCCGAGCGCGGCCTCGACCTGCGGGCCCGCGTCGTCACCCGGGTCGAGGCCCCGGCCCCGGCGTACGGGCCCACCTGGCGCGGTGCGTGGCGCGGCCTCGGCGTACCCGCCAACCGCACCGAGGTGGGCGGGCTGTTCCTCGTCGGTGGGACGGCGCATCCGGGACCCGGGGTGCCGCTGGTGCTGCTCGGCGCCGCGACCGTCGCCCAGGAGATCGGCAAGGCCCAGGACAGACCACAGAACAGACCCCAGAACAAGGGCCAGGACGAGGCCTAG
- the metF gene encoding methylenetetrahydrofolate reductase [NAD(P)H] — protein sequence MASGAASSGPRPLRTVRELLTGGDRSFSFEFFPPKTDQGEQQLWRAIRELESLAPTFVSVTYGAGGSTRDRTVRIIARIASDTTLTPVAHLTCVGHSRAELRSVIGAYADAGVRNILALRGDPEGGPNQPWIRHPEGFDHADELVTLVRELGDFCVGVAAFPEGHPEAVSLDADAEYLAAKAAAGADFAVTQFFFDADDYFALRDRAQKLSCDMPIIPGIMPVTNVRQIQRFAALSGAAFPPALAERLLAVEDDPAAVRAIGVEVATDLCRKLLDGGAPGLHFYTLNRSTATREIYANVVAPVARVS from the coding sequence ATGGCTTCTGGAGCAGCGTCCTCCGGTCCCCGTCCGCTTCGAACCGTCCGTGAGCTGCTCACGGGCGGCGATCGTTCGTTTTCGTTCGAATTCTTCCCGCCCAAGACCGACCAGGGCGAGCAGCAGCTGTGGCGCGCCATCCGCGAGCTCGAGTCGCTGGCCCCCACGTTCGTCTCCGTCACCTACGGTGCCGGCGGGAGCACCCGGGACCGCACGGTCCGGATCATCGCCCGGATCGCCAGCGACACGACGCTGACGCCCGTCGCCCACCTCACCTGTGTGGGGCACTCCCGCGCGGAGCTGCGGTCGGTGATCGGTGCGTACGCCGACGCCGGGGTCCGCAACATCCTGGCGCTGCGCGGTGACCCCGAAGGCGGACCGAACCAACCCTGGATCCGCCACCCGGAGGGGTTCGACCACGCCGACGAGCTCGTCACGCTGGTCCGCGAGCTCGGCGACTTCTGCGTGGGGGTGGCGGCGTTCCCCGAGGGGCACCCGGAGGCGGTCAGCCTGGACGCCGACGCGGAGTACCTCGCCGCCAAGGCGGCCGCGGGCGCGGACTTCGCGGTGACCCAGTTCTTCTTCGACGCCGACGACTACTTCGCGCTGCGCGACCGGGCGCAGAAGCTGTCGTGCGATATGCCGATCATCCCGGGCATCATGCCGGTCACCAACGTCCGGCAGATCCAGCGGTTCGCGGCGCTGTCCGGCGCGGCGTTTCCGCCGGCCCTCGCCGAACGCCTGCTGGCGGTCGAGGACGACCCGGCGGCCGTACGCGCGATCGGGGTCGAGGTCGCCACGGACCTGTGCCGGAAGCTGCTCGACGGGGGAGCGCCGGGCCTGCACTTCTACACCCTCAACCGGTCCACGGCGACCCGCGAGATCTACGCCAACGTGGTCGCCCCGGTCGCCCGCGTGTCCTAG
- a CDS encoding polyprenyl synthetase family protein, with protein sequence MPDTQPPRDHAETAAVPDPTTGDLADLPALRAGVDRALEAFLAGRAAELAEVDDELRIQSDLVAEFVAGGKRLRPAFAYWGWRGAGGDPDDPRMMVAAASLELLQAAAIVHDDLMDASDTRRGRPSMHRQFAALHRERGWEGPGERFGLGGALLLGDLCLCWSDEMLRTCGLPPERLIPALGYFDTMRTEVMAGQYLDLVTQSAADTTMARAMRVVRFKSAKYTIERPLHLGGALAGADEGLLAAYSAYGLPLGEAFQLRDDILGVFGDPAVTGKPAGDDLREGKRTALVAKALETATPAQVERFRRWFGDPELDSQGVAELRDVIVSTGALAAVEHLIAELTAEASLALDKAPLTADDARTALAGLARAATQRTG encoded by the coding sequence GTGCCGGACACCCAGCCGCCTCGTGATCACGCCGAAACCGCCGCCGTCCCCGACCCGACCACCGGTGATCTTGCCGACCTGCCCGCGTTGCGGGCCGGGGTCGACCGGGCGCTGGAGGCGTTTCTCGCCGGGCGTGCCGCCGAACTCGCCGAGGTGGACGACGAGCTTCGCATCCAGAGCGACCTCGTGGCGGAGTTCGTCGCCGGCGGCAAGCGGCTCCGGCCGGCGTTCGCGTACTGGGGCTGGCGAGGTGCCGGCGGCGACCCCGACGATCCGCGGATGATGGTCGCCGCGGCGTCGCTGGAGTTGCTGCAGGCCGCCGCCATCGTGCACGACGACCTGATGGACGCCTCCGATACCAGGCGTGGCCGGCCCTCCATGCATCGGCAGTTCGCCGCCCTGCACCGCGAACGCGGCTGGGAGGGGCCGGGCGAGCGGTTCGGCCTGGGCGGGGCACTCCTGCTCGGCGACCTGTGCCTGTGCTGGTCGGACGAGATGCTGCGCACGTGCGGGTTGCCACCGGAGCGGCTGATCCCCGCCCTCGGCTACTTCGACACGATGCGCACCGAGGTGATGGCCGGGCAGTACCTCGACCTGGTGACGCAGTCCGCGGCCGACACCACGATGGCGCGGGCGATGCGCGTGGTGCGGTTCAAGAGCGCGAAGTACACCATCGAACGCCCGCTCCACCTCGGCGGCGCGCTCGCCGGGGCCGACGAGGGCCTGCTCGCGGCGTACTCCGCGTACGGCCTGCCGCTGGGTGAGGCGTTCCAGTTGCGCGACGACATTCTGGGCGTGTTCGGCGACCCGGCGGTCACCGGCAAGCCGGCCGGGGACGACCTGCGCGAGGGCAAGCGCACCGCGCTGGTCGCCAAGGCGCTGGAGACCGCGACCCCGGCACAGGTGGAACGCTTCCGGCGATGGTTCGGCGACCCGGAGCTGGATTCCCAGGGAGTGGCCGAGCTGCGCGACGTCATCGTCTCCACCGGTGCGCTGGCCGCGGTCGAACACCTCATCGCCGAGCTCACCGCGGAGGCGTCCCTGGCCCTCGACAAGGCGCCGTTGACAGCCGACGACGCGCGGACGGCGCTTGCCGGGCTGGCCAGAGCCGCCACCCAGCGCACCGGCTGA
- a CDS encoding barstar family protein: MSQLDLLLAGELTPGVYRWPAAPPAVKARAVVDQEGWQFVDLDTTTVVDKAGLLDAVAKTLGFPAYLGRSFDAFAELLAEGRDEHGVVVWWQGWAGLAQLNPQATELALAEFATRAADREQGVLAVVVAGPGPVLDVPIWE, translated from the coding sequence ATGTCGCAGCTGGACCTGCTGCTGGCCGGTGAGCTCACCCCCGGCGTCTACCGCTGGCCGGCGGCGCCGCCCGCGGTCAAGGCGAGGGCCGTCGTCGACCAGGAGGGCTGGCAGTTCGTCGACCTGGACACCACGACGGTGGTCGACAAGGCCGGCCTGCTGGACGCGGTGGCCAAGACCCTGGGCTTCCCGGCCTATCTCGGCCGCAGCTTCGACGCGTTCGCCGAACTGCTCGCCGAGGGACGCGACGAGCACGGCGTCGTGGTGTGGTGGCAGGGCTGGGCGGGGCTCGCGCAGCTGAACCCGCAGGCGACCGAGCTGGCGCTGGCGGAGTTCGCCACCCGTGCCGCCGACCGCGAGCAGGGCGTGCTGGCTGTGGTGGTCGCGGGGCCGGGCCCGGTCCTCGACGTACCCATCTGGGAGTAG
- a CDS encoding Rv2175c family DNA-binding protein: MSKNEPITQTGPTGQPGQPGQAEQPGQAEQGSPADIETLVPEWLNVPEVAERLGVNVSRVRQLLREGELVAVPHGERGAMHVPAAFLDGDHILKGLTGTLTVLHDGGFDAEETVRWLFSVDDRLETRPIDALAANRIKEVRRHAQVLAF, encoded by the coding sequence GTGAGCAAGAACGAGCCGATCACGCAGACCGGGCCCACCGGACAGCCCGGACAGCCCGGGCAGGCCGAGCAGCCGGGGCAGGCGGAGCAGGGGAGCCCGGCCGACATCGAGACCTTGGTGCCGGAGTGGCTGAATGTCCCCGAGGTGGCCGAGCGCCTCGGCGTCAACGTCAGCCGGGTACGCCAGCTGCTGCGCGAGGGCGAGCTCGTCGCCGTTCCGCACGGCGAGCGCGGCGCGATGCACGTGCCCGCGGCGTTCCTCGACGGCGACCACATCCTGAAGGGCCTCACCGGCACACTCACCGTCCTGCACGATGGTGGCTTCGACGCGGAGGAGACGGTGCGCTGGCTGTTCTCCGTCGACGACCGGCTGGAGACCCGGCCGATCGACGCGCTGGCCGCCAACCGGATCAAGGAAGTACGCCGGCACGCGCAGGTGCTCGCGTTCTAG
- a CDS encoding FAD-dependent oxidoreductase: MERVVVVGAGLAGLRTVVGLREQGYAGELTLLGAESRGPYDRPPLSKAILAGKSDDSALPFDPDKLRVDFRPGVRATRLRGGVVETAGPGDASGPDLDFDGLVLATGAEPVVLPGEGARYLRTHDDAHALRAALRPGGTVVIVGAGWIGAEVATAARALGCRVTVVEQAPTPVAHALPPEVGRHLAPWYAEAGADLLLDHRVASVGPDAVEFADGTTLHADVVLVGVGVRPATGWLAGSGLELDRGVVVGADLAAGRPGVYAVGDVAARWSPRYRTRVRGEHWDDALRAPAVAVANLLGGAQTYDPVPYVWSEQFGRMVQYAGLPAAGLPTGPAAGAPRAEPDLPGTRLVWRGDPAAEGRWSVFWLDQAARVVAVLAVDQPRDFVAGRRIAESGAAVDPGLLADPAVSVRTSVAGSAG, encoded by the coding sequence GTGGAACGAGTCGTGGTGGTGGGAGCCGGGTTGGCCGGACTGCGCACGGTGGTCGGCCTGCGGGAGCAGGGGTACGCCGGTGAGCTGACGCTGCTCGGCGCGGAGTCGCGGGGACCCTACGACCGGCCGCCGCTGTCGAAGGCGATCCTGGCTGGGAAGTCCGACGACTCCGCGCTGCCGTTCGACCCGGACAAGCTGCGGGTGGACTTCCGTCCCGGTGTACGCGCGACCCGGCTGCGCGGTGGCGTGGTGGAGACGGCAGGCCCCGGCGACGCCTCCGGCCCGGACCTGGACTTCGACGGGCTGGTGCTCGCCACCGGTGCCGAACCGGTCGTGCTGCCGGGCGAGGGCGCCCGCTACCTGCGTACCCACGACGACGCCCACGCGCTGCGGGCGGCGCTGCGGCCGGGCGGGACAGTCGTCATCGTCGGGGCCGGGTGGATCGGCGCGGAGGTGGCCACCGCCGCCCGGGCACTCGGCTGCCGGGTCACGGTCGTGGAGCAGGCGCCGACCCCGGTCGCGCACGCGTTGCCGCCGGAAGTCGGAAGGCACCTCGCGCCGTGGTACGCCGAGGCCGGGGCCGACCTGCTTCTGGACCACCGGGTCGCTTCCGTCGGACCGGACGCCGTCGAGTTCGCCGACGGCACCACCCTGCACGCCGACGTCGTACTCGTCGGTGTCGGCGTGCGGCCGGCCACCGGCTGGCTCGCCGGCTCCGGGCTGGAACTGGACCGGGGCGTGGTGGTCGGCGCCGACCTGGCCGCCGGCCGGCCCGGCGTGTACGCCGTGGGGGACGTCGCCGCCCGCTGGTCGCCGCGCTACCGGACGCGGGTGCGAGGTGAGCACTGGGACGACGCGCTGCGCGCACCGGCGGTCGCGGTCGCCAACCTGCTGGGCGGCGCGCAGACGTACGACCCTGTCCCGTACGTGTGGAGTGAGCAGTTCGGGCGGATGGTGCAGTACGCCGGCCTGCCCGCCGCGGGCCTGCCCACCGGTCCGGCCGCCGGAGCACCCCGCGCCGAACCCGACCTTCCGGGCACCCGGCTGGTGTGGCGCGGCGACCCGGCCGCCGAGGGCCGCTGGTCGGTCTTCTGGCTCGACCAGGCTGCCCGGGTGGTGGCCGTCCTGGCCGTCGACCAGCCGCGCGACTTCGTGGCCGGCCGCCGGATCGCCGAGTCCGGCGCGGCCGTCGATCCCGGGCTGCTGGCGGACCCAGCGGTTAGCGTCAGGACGTCCGTGGCAGGCTCTGCAGGGTGA
- a CDS encoding class I SAM-dependent methyltransferase — MTPDATALPAADRGVLTGEEYADAGRLSDRISVYAWQRPRLDLGGAVLARLRGLPGPGPVLDVGWGTGALTRRLRADRPDLRVIPVDLSAGLRPEVVGEVDRLPFAGGSVGAALAMHMLYYAAEPANAVRELRRVLRPGGRLVASTNAAGDKPQWARLWTDTLRDLGVTDPPPYDRGDSRFDLEIGTALVREVFGAVEVHDHRYEIAVPGAGPVLAYLHSTRGQRTRALPKGLTWADFRSAASDRIRAEIDRAGAFVLTGHTGILTAVA; from the coding sequence ATGACCCCCGACGCGACCGCTCTCCCGGCTGCCGACCGGGGCGTGCTCACCGGCGAGGAGTACGCCGACGCCGGCCGGCTGTCCGACCGCATCTCCGTCTACGCCTGGCAGCGGCCGCGGCTCGATCTCGGCGGCGCCGTCCTGGCCCGGCTGCGCGGCCTGCCCGGGCCGGGACCGGTGCTGGACGTGGGCTGGGGCACGGGCGCGCTGACCCGGCGGCTGCGTGCGGACCGGCCCGACCTGCGGGTGATCCCGGTCGACCTCTCCGCCGGGCTGCGCCCGGAGGTGGTGGGCGAGGTCGACCGGCTGCCGTTCGCCGGCGGCTCGGTGGGCGCGGCGCTGGCGATGCACATGCTCTACTACGCGGCCGAGCCGGCGAACGCGGTGCGCGAGCTTCGCCGGGTGCTCCGCCCGGGCGGGCGGCTGGTGGCCAGCACGAACGCCGCCGGCGACAAGCCGCAGTGGGCGCGGTTGTGGACGGACACCCTGCGGGACCTGGGCGTCACGGACCCGCCGCCGTACGACCGGGGCGACTCCCGCTTCGACCTCGAGATCGGCACCGCGCTGGTGCGGGAGGTGTTCGGCGCGGTCGAGGTGCACGACCACCGGTACGAGATCGCCGTACCCGGGGCCGGGCCCGTCCTCGCCTACCTGCACAGCACCCGCGGGCAGCGCACCCGGGCGCTGCCGAAGGGCCTGACCTGGGCGGACTTCCGGTCCGCCGCGTCCGACCGAATCCGGGCCGAGATCGACCGGGCCGGCGCGTTCGTGCTCACCGGCCACACCGGGATTCTGACCGCCGTCGCGTGA